In Mycobacterium gallinarum, a single window of DNA contains:
- a CDS encoding wax ester/triacylglycerol synthase family O-acyltransferase: MSDVPDLDADGLPEELSAFDQILHRGEANPRTRSGIMTVEILDAEPDWEQFRRRFDNASRKVLRLRQKVVTPTLPTVAPRWVIDPDFNLDFHVRRIRIAEPGTLRQVLDLADVAAQSPLDISRPLWTATLIGGLEGGGAAIMMHLSHAITDGVGAVEMFANIYDLEREPAPRAIPPLPIPQDLSPNDLMRQGVRRLPGTIAGRVRGVVAGTAHVVTEAIRDPVSRMGSVVGYAMSGVRVMGPVAEPSPVLRRRSLSSRSEAIDIKFGDLHRAAKAAGGSINDAYLAGLCGALRLYHEAKGVPIDALPMAVPVNLRSEADPAGGNRFAGVNLAAPIGLQDPEVRIKNIRSQMTSKREERAIDMVGAIAPVISLLPDSVLESMAGSIVNSDVQASNVPVYAGDTFIAGAKILRQYGIGPLPGVAMMVVLISRAGYCTITTRYDRAAINDPDLWARCLLSGFDEILALGGDGRAEPASFSAEPPETAQISPNGSALQ, translated from the coding sequence ATGAGCGATGTGCCGGACCTCGACGCCGACGGACTCCCGGAGGAACTGAGCGCGTTCGATCAGATCCTGCATCGCGGTGAAGCCAACCCGCGCACCCGGTCGGGGATCATGACCGTGGAGATCCTGGATGCCGAGCCGGACTGGGAGCAGTTCCGGCGACGGTTCGACAACGCCTCACGCAAGGTGCTGCGGCTACGGCAGAAGGTCGTCACGCCCACGCTGCCGACGGTGGCGCCGCGGTGGGTCATCGATCCCGATTTCAACCTCGACTTCCACGTCCGCCGAATCCGGATCGCCGAGCCGGGCACCCTGCGCCAGGTGCTCGACCTCGCCGACGTCGCCGCGCAGTCGCCGCTCGACATCTCCCGGCCATTGTGGACCGCGACGCTGATCGGGGGGCTCGAAGGCGGCGGTGCTGCGATCATGATGCATCTGAGCCACGCCATCACCGACGGTGTTGGCGCCGTCGAGATGTTCGCCAACATCTACGACCTCGAGCGCGAGCCCGCGCCGCGAGCAATCCCTCCGTTGCCGATTCCGCAAGACCTCTCACCCAACGACTTGATGCGGCAAGGGGTCCGGCGCCTCCCCGGCACGATCGCCGGCCGCGTGCGCGGCGTCGTCGCCGGCACCGCTCATGTGGTTACCGAAGCGATTCGCGACCCGGTCTCGCGCATGGGCAGCGTCGTCGGCTACGCGATGTCCGGTGTCCGCGTGATGGGCCCGGTCGCCGAGCCGTCGCCGGTGCTGCGCCGGCGCAGCCTGTCGTCGCGCAGCGAGGCCATCGACATCAAGTTCGGCGACCTGCATCGCGCGGCCAAGGCGGCGGGTGGCTCGATCAACGACGCGTACCTTGCGGGTTTGTGTGGCGCGCTGCGGCTCTACCATGAGGCCAAAGGTGTTCCCATCGATGCCTTGCCGATGGCGGTGCCGGTCAACCTTCGATCCGAGGCCGACCCCGCCGGTGGAAACCGGTTCGCAGGGGTCAATCTCGCTGCGCCAATCGGGCTGCAGGACCCCGAGGTGCGAATCAAGAACATCCGTTCACAGATGACGAGCAAGCGCGAAGAGCGGGCGATCGACATGGTCGGTGCCATCGCCCCGGTGATCAGCCTGCTGCCTGACTCGGTGCTCGAATCGATGGCGGGTTCGATCGTCAACTCCGACGTGCAAGCCAGCAACGTGCCCGTTTACGCGGGCGACACCTTCATCGCCGGGGCAAAAATCCTGCGACAGTACGGAATTGGTCCGCTGCCCGGTGTGGCGATGATGGTGGTGCTGATCTCTCGGGCGGGGTATTGCACCATCACCACACGCTACGATCGCGCCGCGATCAACGACCCGGACCTGTGGGCACGCTGCCTGTTGTCGGGATTCGACGAAATCCTGGCTCTGGGTGGCGACGGCCGCGCAGAGCCGGCGTCGTTCTCCGCGGAGCCGCCCGAAACTGCCCAAATCTCACCGAACGGAAGTGCGCTGCAATGA
- a CDS encoding glycerol-3-phosphate 1-O-acyltransferase, whose product MKPTADQMAPFTATDDSLVLASVSSPAEQELLNDWLEQQRREHPDAKVDVLRLPDDDPPPGVLAQLVAELEADEDRSVVPVRVFWVPGGLPTRSKVVSLLSGRDTYRPPELLQRRILRKDPSRARVVAGEPAKVSELRQQWADTTVAENSREFARFVMRRAALAIERVELRLLGPEYKSPRLMKPEILASSRFREGLEQIPDATVEKAGEMLDELSTGWSRFSVDLIPSLGRAIFSRGFDPNVDYDRAEVEAMRDSLENHPAVLLFSHRSYLDGVIVPVAMQENRLPPVHTFAGINLSFGFMGPLMRHSGVIFLRRKLDDPLYKYVLRQFVGYIVEKRFNLSWSIEGTRSRTGKMLPPKLGLLAYVADAYLDGRSDDILLQPVSISFDQLHETAEYAAYARGGEKTPEGLSWMYNFIKAQGERNYGKIYVRFPAAVSMREYLGAPHGPMATDEAAKRLAMQKMAFEVSWRILRATPVNATALVSALLLTTRGVALTLDQLHHTLQDALDYLERKQTPMTNSALRLRTADGVRAALDALSNGHPVTCVDGGREPVWRIAPEDEHEAAFYRNTLIDAFLETSIVDLALAYSGRAEGDRLEAFWSQAMRLRALLKFDFYFADSAAFREHVAEEMSWHQDWESHVASGDVDSVLRAKRPLIAGAMLRPFFEAYEIVADVLRESPPDIDEKALTKQALGLGNQYSAQHRVQSNESVSALLFATARQVVADQNLLTPAADLDERRAAFATELRGILRDMDKVEQFSREQFYAREVARRNLRTEPA is encoded by the coding sequence GTGAAACCCACCGCGGACCAGATGGCACCGTTCACCGCTACCGACGACTCACTCGTGCTGGCATCGGTGTCGTCGCCGGCCGAGCAGGAACTGCTCAACGACTGGCTGGAACAGCAGCGCCGCGAGCATCCCGACGCCAAGGTGGACGTGTTGCGGCTGCCCGACGACGATCCGCCTCCCGGCGTGCTCGCTCAGCTCGTCGCCGAGCTGGAGGCCGACGAGGATCGGTCCGTTGTCCCCGTGCGGGTGTTCTGGGTGCCGGGCGGACTACCGACCCGTTCGAAGGTGGTGTCGCTGCTGTCGGGTCGCGACACCTACCGGCCGCCAGAGCTTCTGCAGCGCCGCATCCTGCGCAAGGATCCGTCTCGCGCGCGGGTGGTCGCCGGCGAGCCCGCCAAGGTTTCGGAGCTTCGGCAGCAGTGGGCCGACACCACGGTCGCCGAGAACTCTCGGGAGTTCGCGCGATTCGTGATGCGTCGCGCGGCGTTGGCGATCGAGCGTGTCGAGCTGCGCCTGCTGGGACCGGAATACAAGTCCCCGCGCCTGATGAAGCCAGAGATCCTGGCCTCATCGCGGTTTCGCGAAGGCCTGGAACAGATCCCGGATGCGACGGTCGAAAAGGCGGGGGAGATGCTCGATGAGCTCTCCACCGGCTGGAGCCGCTTTTCGGTCGACCTGATCCCGTCGCTGGGCCGCGCCATCTTCAGCCGCGGGTTCGATCCCAACGTCGACTACGACCGCGCCGAGGTCGAGGCGATGCGCGACAGCCTGGAGAACCATCCCGCGGTGCTGCTGTTCTCCCACAGGTCTTATCTCGACGGTGTGATCGTCCCGGTGGCCATGCAGGAGAACCGATTGCCACCGGTGCACACCTTCGCGGGCATCAACCTGTCCTTCGGGTTCATGGGTCCGCTGATGCGTCACTCGGGCGTGATCTTCCTGCGCCGCAAGCTCGACGACCCGCTCTACAAATACGTGCTGCGGCAGTTCGTCGGCTACATCGTCGAGAAACGCTTCAACCTCAGCTGGTCTATCGAGGGCACCCGCTCACGCACCGGAAAGATGTTGCCGCCCAAACTCGGTCTGCTCGCCTACGTCGCTGATGCGTACCTCGACGGCCGCAGCGACGACATCCTGCTGCAGCCGGTATCGATCAGCTTCGACCAACTGCACGAAACCGCCGAATACGCCGCATATGCGCGAGGAGGCGAGAAGACGCCCGAGGGTTTGTCCTGGATGTACAACTTCATCAAGGCGCAGGGTGAACGCAACTACGGCAAGATCTACGTCCGCTTTCCCGCGGCGGTGTCGATGCGCGAATACCTCGGTGCCCCACACGGTCCGATGGCCACCGACGAGGCCGCCAAACGCCTGGCCATGCAGAAGATGGCCTTCGAGGTGTCGTGGCGGATCCTGCGGGCAACGCCGGTCAATGCGACCGCGCTGGTGTCGGCGCTGCTGCTGACCACCCGCGGTGTCGCCCTGACACTCGATCAACTGCACCACACCTTGCAGGATGCGCTGGATTACTTGGAGCGCAAGCAAACTCCGATGACCAACAGCGCGTTACGGTTGCGCACTGCCGACGGGGTGCGCGCCGCGCTCGACGCGCTGTCCAACGGTCATCCGGTCACGTGCGTCGACGGTGGCCGCGAGCCGGTGTGGCGGATTGCGCCCGAGGACGAGCACGAGGCGGCGTTCTACCGCAACACGCTCATCGACGCGTTCCTCGAGACGTCGATCGTCGACCTGGCGCTGGCGTACTCGGGGCGCGCCGAAGGTGACCGCTTGGAAGCGTTTTGGAGCCAGGCGATGCGGCTCCGCGCTCTGTTGAAGTTCGATTTCTACTTCGCCGACTCGGCAGCCTTCCGCGAGCATGTCGCCGAAGAGATGTCCTGGCACCAGGACTGGGAGTCGCACGTCGCGTCGGGAGACGTCGACAGCGTGCTGCGCGCCAAACGTCCGCTCATCGCCGGTGCGATGCTGCGACCGTTCTTCGAGGCGTACGAGATCGTGGCGGATGTGTTGCGTGAATCGCCCCCCGACATCGACGAGAAGGCGTTGACCAAGCAAGCGCTGGGTCTCGGCAATCAATACAGCGCGCAGCATCGGGTGCAGAGCAACGAGTCGGTGTCCGCCCTGTTGTTCGCGACGGCGCGTCAGGTGGTCGCCGACCAGAATCTGCTGACACCGGCCGCCGATCTGGACGAGCGACGCGCAGCGTTCGCGACCGAGTTGCGCGGCATTCTGCGCGACATGGACAAGGTCGAGCAGTTCTCCCGCGAGCAGTTCTATGCGCGCGAGGTCGCGCGCCGCAACCTCCGCACCGAACCGGCCTAG
- a CDS encoding HAD-IB family hydrolase/lysophospholipid acyltransferase family protein: MTSGNGQGAPAIGRTMRLPGSVAEIEASPAGPEVGAFFDLDGTLVAGFTGVVMTQDRLRRRQMSVGEFIGMVQAGLNHQLGRSEFEDLIGKGARMLRGNSLDDIDELAERLFVQKIVGRIYPEMRELVRAHMARGHTVVLSSSALTVQVEPVARFLGIKNVLSNKFETDEDGLLTGEVLRPIIWGPGKARAVQAFASENDVDLAKSYFYADGDEDVALMYLVGNPRPTNPAGKLAAVAAKRGWPVLRFSSRSGSSPVSQLRTAAGIATMMPIAAGAIGLGLLTRNRRTGVNFFTSTFGRTLLTTIGVDLNVLGKENLTAERPAVFIFNHRNQADPLIAGRLVESNFTSVGKKELEKDPIVGTMGRIMDAAFIDRDDPQKAIEGLKKVEELARKGLSILIAPEGTRLDTTEVGPFKKGPFRIAMSAGIPIVPIVIRNAEVIAARDSSTFNPGIVDVVVYPPIPVDDWTHDNLSERIAEVRELYLDTLRDWPRDELPTPELYRRAAPDKKAQKSAAKKVPAKKAATKAAAKSTAKKAAAKKTPAKKTATKRAAPKGRS, from the coding sequence ATGACTTCGGGAAACGGCCAAGGCGCGCCGGCCATCGGCAGGACCATGCGACTGCCCGGTTCCGTCGCCGAAATCGAGGCGAGCCCGGCCGGACCTGAGGTCGGCGCGTTCTTCGATCTCGACGGCACGCTGGTCGCCGGCTTCACCGGTGTGGTCATGACGCAGGACCGGCTGCGGCGCCGCCAGATGTCGGTCGGGGAGTTCATCGGCATGGTGCAGGCCGGGCTCAATCACCAACTCGGTCGCTCCGAATTCGAGGACCTCATCGGCAAGGGCGCCCGAATGCTGCGTGGCAACTCCCTCGATGACATCGACGAGCTGGCCGAGCGTCTGTTTGTCCAGAAGATCGTCGGCCGCATCTATCCCGAGATGCGTGAGCTCGTCCGCGCACACATGGCCCGCGGCCACACCGTGGTGCTCAGTTCGTCGGCGTTGACGGTGCAGGTCGAGCCGGTCGCGCGGTTCCTCGGCATCAAGAACGTGTTGAGCAACAAGTTCGAGACCGACGAGGACGGTCTGCTGACCGGAGAGGTGCTCAGGCCGATCATCTGGGGTCCGGGCAAGGCCAGGGCGGTGCAGGCGTTCGCCTCCGAGAACGACGTCGATCTGGCGAAAAGCTATTTCTACGCCGACGGTGACGAGGACGTCGCGCTGATGTATCTGGTCGGCAATCCGCGGCCCACCAACCCGGCGGGCAAGCTCGCGGCGGTCGCCGCCAAACGTGGCTGGCCGGTACTGAGATTCAGCAGCCGCAGTGGCAGCAGCCCGGTGTCACAGCTGCGCACCGCCGCGGGCATCGCGACGATGATGCCGATCGCCGCGGGCGCTATCGGACTCGGCCTGCTAACCCGCAACCGGCGCACCGGCGTCAACTTCTTCACGTCGACGTTCGGCCGGACGCTTCTCACGACCATCGGTGTCGATCTCAATGTGCTCGGCAAGGAGAACCTGACGGCCGAACGGCCTGCGGTGTTCATCTTCAACCACCGAAACCAGGCCGACCCGCTGATCGCCGGGAGACTCGTCGAATCCAACTTCACGTCGGTCGGAAAGAAGGAACTCGAGAAGGACCCGATCGTCGGCACGATGGGCAGGATCATGGACGCGGCGTTCATCGACCGTGACGATCCGCAGAAGGCGATCGAGGGACTGAAGAAGGTCGAGGAGCTCGCGCGCAAGGGGCTCTCGATCCTCATCGCGCCCGAAGGCACCCGGCTGGACACCACCGAGGTCGGCCCGTTCAAGAAGGGCCCGTTCCGTATTGCGATGTCGGCGGGAATCCCCATCGTGCCCATCGTGATTCGTAACGCCGAAGTGATCGCCGCCCGCGATTCGAGCACGTTCAATCCCGGCATCGTCGACGTCGTCGTGTATCCGCCGATCCCCGTAGACGATTGGACTCATGACAACTTGTCCGAACGCATCGCCGAGGTACGCGAACTCTACCTCGACACGCTGAGGGACTGGCCGCGGGACGAGCTGCCCACTCCAGAGCTGTACCGCCGCGCGGCTCCGGACAAGAAGGCGCAGAAGTCTGCGGCAAAGAAGGTTCCCGCCAAGAAGGCGGCCACCAAAGCGGCCGCCAAATCGACGGCCAAGAAGGCTGCGGCGAAGAAAACCCCCGCCAAGAAGACGGCGACGAAAAGGGCTGCGCCGAAGGGCCGGTCGTGA
- a CDS encoding histidine phosphatase family protein: protein MNGASEGAIQAGSRIRATSPGRQRRRAMYRILGVVVAAIAMLIGAAVPASAAETMRVTFVRHGQSEGNASGLIDTSTPGPVLTPLGQQQAEDVVDLLGDNNYDAIYASTMVRTQLTAAPMSQYLGLPVQVLPGLQEIEAGVFEGTPEANASRGYGLYPIGWALPGVIPQIPVDRFNKGTVMPGTDGLNGYVFDARVDGALQTMYDNGDRNAIVYSHGGAIMFWTMMNVNNLTPIQKLQLLQTAALGNTDYVVIEGNNEDGWTLVDWNGQRFSPEPTLSAEIALQQRTLTRQLTATFDEVADAFATRDVRTILTAVNRGAADTQFSFAKFSRAVTAKITNEISKLTSQPAESGDTENTPAPHSQVASVTATTDNSATAESTDIAGRVSAATSSFGAKPRSSTKKSQAVDADEASEGAESVPARTTRPTRAGDRGPITADDVRDFVSRFTPKRATDKKDSTTSETVGTTGTAGSTGPSPSDSDSDSDSDGGGSQSNAA from the coding sequence ATGAACGGTGCGTCTGAAGGCGCCATCCAGGCGGGTTCACGAATACGAGCGACGTCGCCAGGGCGTCAGCGCAGAAGGGCGATGTACCGGATCCTCGGCGTCGTTGTAGCCGCGATCGCCATGCTCATTGGCGCGGCGGTTCCCGCCTCGGCGGCCGAGACGATGCGGGTGACGTTCGTCCGCCACGGTCAATCCGAGGGCAATGCCTCCGGACTGATCGACACGTCGACCCCGGGCCCGGTGCTCACCCCGTTGGGTCAGCAGCAGGCTGAAGATGTGGTCGACCTACTCGGCGACAACAACTACGACGCCATCTACGCATCCACGATGGTGCGGACCCAGCTCACCGCGGCCCCGATGTCGCAGTACCTGGGCCTGCCGGTGCAGGTGCTGCCCGGCCTTCAGGAGATCGAGGCCGGTGTCTTCGAGGGCACCCCGGAGGCCAACGCCTCGCGGGGGTACGGGCTGTATCCCATCGGGTGGGCACTGCCCGGCGTCATCCCCCAGATCCCAGTGGATCGTTTCAACAAGGGCACCGTCATGCCCGGTACGGATGGACTCAACGGGTATGTGTTCGACGCCAGGGTCGACGGTGCGCTGCAGACGATGTACGACAACGGTGACCGCAACGCGATCGTGTACTCGCACGGCGGCGCCATCATGTTCTGGACGATGATGAACGTGAACAACCTGACCCCGATCCAGAAGCTACAGCTGCTGCAGACGGCTGCGTTGGGCAACACCGACTACGTCGTCATCGAAGGCAACAACGAAGACGGCTGGACGTTGGTCGACTGGAACGGGCAGCGGTTCAGCCCTGAACCCACACTCAGCGCCGAAATCGCGCTTCAGCAGCGCACCTTGACGCGTCAGCTGACCGCGACTTTCGATGAGGTCGCCGACGCGTTCGCCACGCGGGACGTCAGGACGATCCTCACCGCGGTCAATCGCGGCGCCGCGGACACGCAGTTCTCGTTCGCCAAGTTCAGCCGCGCCGTCACCGCCAAAATCACCAACGAGATCAGCAAGCTGACGTCGCAACCCGCCGAGTCCGGTGACACCGAAAACACCCCGGCACCGCACAGCCAGGTCGCCTCGGTCACAGCGACGACCGACAACTCGGCGACGGCGGAATCCACCGACATCGCCGGGCGCGTTTCCGCTGCCACGAGCTCGTTCGGCGCCAAGCCACGCAGCTCCACCAAGAAGTCACAGGCGGTCGACGCTGACGAGGCGAGCGAAGGTGCCGAGTCCGTACCGGCGCGCACCACGAGGCCTACTCGGGCCGGCGATCGTGGTCCGATCACGGCCGACGATGTCCGCGACTTCGTCTCGAGGTTTACTCCGAAACGTGCCACTGACAAGAAGGACAGCACCACCTCGGAAACGGTCGGCACCACCGGCACCGCAGGCAGCACCGGTCCCAGTCCCAGTGACAGTGACAGTGACAGTGACAGTGACGGCGGAGGTTCGCAAAGCAACGCGGCGTAA
- a CDS encoding PE-PPE domain-containing protein: MAKSDGKRTLKVAIGAVAVGVATSVGAVAVTQPASISASLVDLAALIVVGSSTNPTGEGVENFFGGKFRDPMYTGADGTDIVRVNFREGPAGIRAALDENAGEQNAVLASGWGAANASLLLLRDDPAYADTVFILDNDVARPDGGFGTRYPWFALIGVNPIPTPSEVPAQAAVNVGYQYDYNSNAPSYVLNPFSAVNSLAAYLNTRLNQAEIDLPVNADGTPSVTCNANTCAITESGAVLDCPDARCSSPSDRITAYITTRDNTTYVTYTTDELPLTKLIRTYFGDYIADVLNPVLELAVDFGYYGGNPIPSDPSAYRPGAFLPSSADIVTALAKLPGVIERTVAAALGPLRQENPPSMNRIEPTTDTAEPFAAEDKPPIAEQLEQAAEATAVPDYLKPQKPKLTNKPLLNVVRDGLKVKPGTLGEGSESPVGAVPDKPKDGENVEQPTDPSPTEPAGGNGAGDGTEPGGSTDANNGGAAAA, from the coding sequence ATGGCGAAGTCTGACGGAAAGCGCACGCTCAAGGTCGCGATCGGCGCTGTCGCGGTGGGAGTCGCTACCAGCGTCGGCGCCGTTGCGGTCACGCAACCCGCCTCCATCTCCGCGTCCCTTGTCGACCTGGCCGCACTCATCGTGGTCGGGAGCTCGACAAATCCGACCGGAGAGGGCGTCGAGAACTTCTTCGGCGGCAAGTTCCGCGACCCGATGTACACCGGGGCCGACGGCACGGACATCGTCCGTGTGAACTTCCGTGAGGGCCCCGCCGGCATCAGGGCTGCGCTGGACGAGAACGCGGGCGAGCAGAACGCCGTCCTCGCCTCGGGCTGGGGTGCGGCGAACGCGAGTCTGCTGTTGCTGAGGGACGATCCGGCCTACGCGGACACCGTCTTCATTCTGGACAACGACGTCGCTCGTCCCGACGGCGGCTTCGGCACCCGGTATCCGTGGTTCGCCCTCATCGGGGTCAACCCCATTCCCACCCCCAGCGAGGTTCCGGCCCAGGCGGCAGTGAACGTCGGCTACCAGTACGACTACAACTCGAATGCCCCTTCCTACGTGCTGAACCCGTTCTCGGCGGTCAATTCGCTGGCGGCGTACCTGAACACGCGCCTGAATCAGGCGGAGATCGATCTGCCGGTCAATGCCGACGGCACACCGTCGGTCACGTGCAACGCCAACACGTGCGCGATCACCGAAAGCGGCGCCGTGCTGGACTGCCCCGACGCGCGATGCAGCTCGCCGAGCGACCGAATCACGGCCTACATCACGACGCGGGACAACACCACGTATGTCACCTATACGACGGACGAGCTGCCGCTGACCAAGCTGATTCGCACCTACTTCGGTGACTACATCGCCGATGTCCTCAATCCAGTTCTGGAGTTGGCCGTCGACTTCGGTTACTACGGCGGCAACCCGATTCCGAGCGATCCCAGCGCCTATCGACCCGGGGCGTTCCTGCCGTCGAGCGCTGACATCGTGACCGCCTTGGCGAAGCTTCCCGGCGTGATCGAGCGCACGGTCGCCGCGGCGCTCGGTCCGCTGCGGCAGGAAAATCCGCCGTCTATGAACAGGATTGAGCCGACCACCGACACGGCCGAGCCATTTGCGGCGGAAGACAAGCCTCCGATCGCCGAGCAACTCGAGCAGGCCGCCGAGGCGACCGCGGTGCCGGATTATCTGAAACCGCAGAAGCCGAAACTGACCAACAAGCCCCTGCTGAACGTCGTTCGGGACGGACTCAAGGTCAAGCCCGGCACCCTCGGAGAGGGCTCGGAAAGCCCTGTCGGCGCCGTGCCAGACAAACCGAAGGACGGCGAGAACGTCGAACAGCCGACAGATCCGTCGCCGACCGAGCCAGCCGGCGGGAACGGCGCCGGCGACGGCACCGAACCCGGCGGATCCACCGACGCGAACAACGGTGGCGCCGCGGCGGCGTGA
- a CDS encoding acyl-CoA dehydrogenase: MKQTTTPSVLDSVRELIPEIAAAAPDVDRRRAVDPEMIARLQDTGYFALLRPQGFESEGDPDDYLTATHELSSACMSTGWLAGWLAMNSWGLSVRNERVQQDIWGDDPRTLLCSSYAPTGRLESVDGGFLLSGRWARCTGARHAAWLSAAALRVGPDGAAQDFMAVLVPQADYVIEPTWNGLGLRGIGADDVVMSGVFVPEHRAFSWLNFDPNAATKLLDRLPQPTLYTLAGTIPLLGAAQRVLAERAPDSSTPLDPIAMARADIELSMLQIRRNLADLMDRVRAGGYPDAELVLRARRDQVMACERAVAAIRTVVHNPGPHADHALLERIWRDVQTAQRHVSSNVEQVLSVAGRFAMGLNVDDLIW, from the coding sequence GTGAAGCAGACTACGACGCCGTCGGTGCTCGATTCGGTTCGAGAGTTGATTCCCGAGATCGCCGCGGCCGCGCCAGATGTGGACCGGCGGCGCGCGGTCGACCCCGAAATGATCGCGCGCCTTCAGGACACCGGCTACTTCGCGCTGCTGCGACCGCAGGGTTTTGAGAGCGAGGGCGACCCCGACGACTATCTGACCGCCACGCATGAACTCTCCTCGGCGTGCATGTCGACCGGCTGGCTCGCCGGATGGCTGGCGATGAACAGCTGGGGGCTGTCGGTGCGCAACGAAAGGGTGCAGCAGGACATCTGGGGTGACGACCCGCGCACGCTGCTGTGCTCGTCCTACGCCCCGACCGGACGGTTGGAGTCCGTCGACGGCGGGTTCCTACTATCCGGTCGATGGGCCCGATGCACCGGCGCGCGCCATGCGGCGTGGTTGAGCGCCGCGGCGCTGCGCGTGGGGCCTGACGGCGCCGCCCAGGACTTCATGGCAGTGCTGGTGCCGCAGGCTGACTACGTGATCGAGCCCACCTGGAATGGGTTGGGACTGAGGGGGATTGGTGCGGACGACGTCGTCATGTCCGGCGTATTCGTGCCAGAGCATCGCGCGTTCAGCTGGCTGAACTTCGATCCGAACGCTGCGACGAAGCTGCTGGACCGGTTGCCGCAGCCGACGTTGTACACCCTGGCCGGAACCATTCCGCTGCTCGGGGCGGCGCAACGAGTGCTGGCAGAGCGGGCGCCGGACTCTTCGACACCGCTGGATCCGATCGCGATGGCCCGCGCGGACATTGAACTGTCGATGCTTCAGATCAGACGCAATCTTGCCGATCTGATGGACCGCGTTCGCGCCGGCGGATATCCGGATGCGGAATTGGTGCTTCGCGCGCGTCGGGACCAGGTGATGGCGTGCGAGCGGGCGGTCGCGGCGATCCGCACGGTCGTGCACAATCCGGGTCCCCACGCTGATCACGCTCTGCTGGAACGAATCTGGCGTGATGTGCAAACCGCGCAACGCCACGTGTCGAGCAATGTGGAACAGGTACTTTCTGTGGCCGGTCGGTTCGCGATGGGTCTCAACGTGGATGACCTCATCTGGTAG
- a CDS encoding IclR family transcriptional regulator, whose amino-acid sequence MVGPANSASDAPASMVARVALIINSFDRAGKQLRLDDVASHTGLPRSSTHRILNQLHATGLLTRGPDGYCLAASSLSANRAVDHSELRGIASPVLRRLAADTSLVVHLGVLLGADIVYLDKVGGSSDVAIPTRVAGRTPAHASALGKAMLAMQPAEDVDAILADPLPKRTPATIADLATLHRELALIRSRHGLAYDDQELAVGLSSVAAPIRMADGEVAGLSLTGPMPARWLNRMAPFLTRAARGISEHIGRAIPATRNDTDSTTVTDDMMSRVLRTLSSDDWV is encoded by the coding sequence TTGGTCGGTCCTGCGAACAGTGCGTCTGACGCGCCGGCGTCGATGGTGGCGCGGGTCGCGTTGATCATCAACTCGTTCGACCGCGCCGGAAAGCAGCTACGCCTCGACGACGTGGCCTCCCACACCGGCCTGCCGCGTTCGTCGACTCACCGCATCCTCAATCAACTTCACGCGACAGGGTTGCTCACCCGCGGGCCGGACGGTTATTGCCTTGCTGCGTCGTCTCTCTCGGCGAATCGCGCCGTCGATCACTCCGAGTTGCGCGGCATAGCGTCGCCGGTGCTCAGACGTCTTGCCGCCGACACATCCCTCGTCGTACATCTCGGCGTGCTGCTGGGAGCGGACATCGTCTATCTCGACAAGGTCGGTGGCAGCAGCGATGTCGCGATTCCGACACGCGTCGCGGGCCGCACCCCCGCCCACGCCAGCGCGCTGGGCAAGGCGATGCTGGCCATGCAGCCCGCCGAGGACGTCGACGCGATCCTGGCCGATCCGCTCCCCAAGCGCACCCCGGCGACCATCGCCGACCTGGCCACGCTGCACCGGGAGCTGGCACTGATCCGATCCCGGCACGGACTCGCCTACGACGACCAGGAACTGGCCGTGGGTCTGTCGAGCGTCGCAGCACCCATCCGAATGGCCGACGGCGAGGTGGCCGGTCTCTCCCTCACCGGCCCGATGCCCGCCCGCTGGCTCAACCGGATGGCGCCGTTCCTCACGCGCGCTGCAAGAGGCATATCGGAGCACATCGGCAGGGCGATACCCGCAACGCGGAACGACACCGATTCCACGACCGTCACCGACGACATGATGTCGCGGGTGCTACGCACCCTGTCGTCCGACGACTGGGTGTGA
- a CDS encoding group I intron-associated PD-(D/E)XK endonuclease: MAHHTKDKGDLGIAKAHADLVSQGFTVLFPATEHAPFDLVAYAAGEFNRLQVKYRSARTGAVTVTFRSMWADRNGTHTTRMDKSAIDTVCIYCPETDECYYIPPDAYGASVTLRIAPSRNGQKAGVLDAAAFRKLPSPLTRRDSH, encoded by the coding sequence ATGGCGCACCACACGAAAGACAAGGGTGATTTGGGCATCGCCAAAGCCCATGCCGATTTGGTGAGTCAGGGATTCACGGTCTTGTTCCCGGCGACGGAGCATGCGCCGTTCGACCTCGTCGCGTACGCAGCGGGAGAATTCAACCGTCTACAAGTGAAGTATCGATCGGCGCGCACAGGCGCCGTCACCGTCACGTTCCGATCCATGTGGGCGGACCGCAACGGGACGCACACGACACGGATGGATAAAAGCGCAATCGATACGGTGTGCATCTACTGCCCGGAGACCGACGAGTGTTACTACATCCCGCCCGATGCGTATGGCGCATCGGTCACGCTCCGGATAGCGCCCAGCAGGAACGGCCAAAAGGCGGGAGTTCTGGACGCTGCAGCCTTCCGTAAGCTGCCGAGTCCGCTGACGCGTCGCGACAGCCACTAA